A single window of Ammospiza caudacuta isolate bAmmCau1 chromosome Z, bAmmCau1.pri, whole genome shotgun sequence DNA harbors:
- the SMC2 gene encoding structural maintenance of chromosomes protein 2 isoform X2, producing the protein MYIKSIVLEGFKSYAQRTEINDFDPLFNAITGLNGSGKSNILDSICFVLGISNLSQVRAASLQDLVYKSGQAGITKATVSINFDNSNKSQSPLGFEANDEITVTRQVVVGGRSKYLINGVNATNGRVQDLFCSVGLNVNNPHFLIMQGQITKVLNMKPLEILAMIEEAAGTRMYESKKISVQKTIEKKESKLKNIEMALNEEIRPTLQKLKEERASYLEYQKLVREIEHLSHFCVAYQFVLAEETKASSSDMLKEMQSNINKFQESRAEIEQKVKQLNEDIAEMEKEKDKEAGCKLHELEAALSGHQRVNTKVRSALDLQKQNLKGEEVKYKELVTRMQKDSKALVSKEKEVKNLEKELNVLLEESEKDAHALAAAQQHFNAVSAGLSSNKDGEEATLSGQMMICKNEVSQALTEAKQAQMKLNYAQKELKAKEAEVKKMDEGYKKDRNALEAVEKMKITLEKQIKELNYSEEKGEALLAKKKALISDISRLRELSENLMAKFPHLQFTYKHPEKNWNPNYVKGPVVSLFTVKDLSNAKALEAVAGGKLYNIIVDTEVTGKKLLEKGELKRRYTIIPLNKISARCVQEDIVKLAQSLAGHRYLYLALSLIGYESELQKAMEYVFGTTLVCNNMDNAKKVTFDKRIMTRSVTLDGDVFDPQGTLHGGASSQAAPILSKLQEVKDVELELKKKESELEAVENELASLKKVAERYQQLKQQWEMKSEEAELLHKKLCQSAYHKQEEELIALKKTIASCEETLNKTEESKKKAEKKYKELENKLKNAEAECLKERKNAEQNLDNAKKKADASSKKIKDMQQEVKALVLELEELKQEQASYKQQITAAEEAIKSYQNQVDALVAEVAKTEESVERAQKELAEQKEVIALHDNAIKDKSAEMVKYREQNNELQLKIKELEHSITKCQQEAADAASKVAKMLKEYKWITSDKPLFGQPNTAYDFKSCNPKEATQKLQKLQERKEKLERNVNTRAMNMLSDAEERYNDLIRKKRIVENDKMKILATIEELDRKKKQALDIAWKKVNEDFGSIFSTLLPGARAMLSASKNGSRFVGMEFRVALGNTWKENLTELSGGQRSLVALSLILAMLLFRPAPVYILDEVDAALDLSHTQNIGQMLQTHFRHSQFIVVSLKDGMFNNANVLYKTRFVDGVSNIARYSQTQNKKKGSACKNRQKIEH; encoded by the exons ATGTACATTAAGTCAATTGTTCTCGAAGGTTTTAAATCTTATGCGCAGAGGACGGAAATTAATGACTTTGACCCGTTATTCAATGCCATTACTGGCTTGAATGGTAGTGGCAAATCCAATATCTTGGACTCCATCTGTTTCGTGCTGGGAATCAGCAATCTGTCACAG GTGCGAGCCGCCAGCTTGCAAGATCTAGTTTATAAGAGTGGGCAAGCTGGAATTACAAAGGCAACCGTGTCTATTAACTTTGATAATTCAAACAAAAGTCAAAGTCCACTGGGATTTGAAGCTAATGATGAGATCACTGTGACTAGGCAG GTTGTTGTTGGAGGTAGAAGTAAGTATCTTATCAATGGTGTCAATGCTACCAACGGTCGTGTGCAGGATCTCTTCTGTTCTGTTGGACTCAATGTCAATAATCCTCACTTCCTCATTATGCAG GGACAAATTACCAAAGTTCTAAATATGAAGCCACTAGAG atTTTAGCTATGATTGAAGAAGCAGCTGGAACTAGGATGTATGAGTCCAAGAAAATATCTGTACAGAAAACCATAGAGAAGAAGGAATCCAAACTAAAAAACATTGAAATG GCCCTAAATGAGGAGATCAGACCAACTTTACAGAAACTGAAAGAG GAACGAGCATCGTATCTAGAATACCAAAAATTAGTGCGAGAAATAGAGCATTTAAGCCATTTTTGTGTAGCTTATCAGTTTGTTCTGGCTGAAGAAACAAAGGCATCCTCCAGTGATATGTTAAAGGAAATGCAGTCTAATATAAATAAGTTTCAGGAATCAAGGGCTGAAATTGAACAGAAGGTAAAACAACTTAATGAAGACATAGCggagatggaaaaggaaaaggataaG GAAGCTGGTTGTAAACTCCACGAACTAGAAGCTGCTCTTTCAGGACATCAAAGAGTTAATACAAAAGTACGAAGCGCTCTTGATCTCCAGAAGCAAAACTTAAAAGGTGAAGAGGTTAAGTACAAGGAATTGGTAACACGTATGCAGAAG GATTCTAAAGCATTAGTATCAAAGGAGAAAGAAGTAAAGAATCTAGAGAAAGAACTAAATGTTTTACTGGAAGAAAGTGAAAAAGATGCACATGCTTTAGCTGCAGCACAACAGCATTTTAATGCTGTATCTGCTGGCCTGTCCAGCAATAAGGATGGTGAAGAAGCTACTCTTTCAGGACAGATGATGATCTGCAAAAATGAAGTTAGCCAAGCACTAACAGAGGCTAAacag GCTCAAATGAAATTGAATTATGCACAAAAAGAATTAAAGGCAAAAGAAGCTGAAGTTAAAAAGATGGATGAAGGCTACAAGAAAGACCGAAATGCATTGGAAGCtgttgaaaaaatgaaaataacccTAGAGAAGCAAATAAAGGAGCTGAACTATTCAG aagaaaaaggagaagccCTCCTAGCAAAAAAGAAGGCATTGATTTCTGATATCAGCCGGCTAAGAGAACTGAGTGAAAATTTAATGGCAAAATTTCCTCATCTACAGTTTACTTACAA acatccagaaaaaaattggaatcCAAACTATGTGAAAGGCCCTGTTGTGTCTCTTTTCACTGTGAAAGATCTATCCAATGCCAAAGCCCTGGAAGCGGTGGCTGGAGGGAAACTCTATAACATTATTGTGGACACAGAA GTTACTGGCAAAAAGCTTTTAGAGAAGGGTGAACTAAAGCGTCGATACACCATCATTCCCTTAAACAAAATTTCAGCTAGGTGTGTTCAAGAAGACATAGTCAAGTTGGCCCAAAGCTTG GCTGGGCATCGTTACTTGTATTTAGCCCTTTCTCTAATTGGATATGAATCTGAACTGCAGAAAGCAATGGAATATGTGTTTGGAACAACACTGGTCTGTAATAACATGGATAATGCTAAGAAAGTGACTTTTGACAAAAGGATAATGACAAGAAGTGTTACTCTCGATGGAGATGTGTTTGATCCCCAAGGAACTCTGCATGGAG GTGCATCCTCACAAGCTGCACCAATATTGTCTAAACTTCAAGAAGTGAAAGATGTTGAACTAGAACTCAAAAAAAAGGAATCTGAACTTGAAGCTGTAGAGAATGAGTTGGCAAGCTTGAAGAAGGTTGCTGAAAG GTatcagcagctgaagcagcaaTGGGAGATGAAGTCtgaggaagcagagctgctgcacaagAAGCTTTGTCAAAGTGCTTACCACAAACAAGAGGAAGAGCTGATTGCCCTGAAGAAAACCATTG CTTCTTGTGAAGAGACATTAAACAAAACtgaagaaagcaaaaagaaggcagaaaaaaaatacaaggaatTAGAGAATAAACTTAAAAATGCAGAAGCAGAGTGTCTAAAAGAGCGAAAAAATGCAGAACAGAATCTAGATAATGCCAAGAAAAAGGCAGACGCttcaagcaaaaaaataaaagacatgCAGCAG GAAGTCAAAGCTTTAGTTCTGGAACTTGAAGAGCTGAAACAAGAGCAGGCCTCCTATAAACAACAGATAACAGCTGCAGAGGAAGCAATCAAATCCTACCAGAATCAAGTTGATGCTCTAGTGGCTGAAGTGGCTAAAACAGAG GAGTCTGTAGAGAGAGCACAGAAGGAGCTTGCCGAGCAAAAGGAAGTAATTGCATTACATGATAATGCAATTAAAGACAAATCTGCAGAGATGGTAAAATACAGAGAACAAAATAATGAATTACAGCTTAAGATTAAAGAATTAGAACACAGCATCACCAAATGTCAACAAGAAGCTGCTGATGCTGCTTCCAAG GTGGCCAAAATGCTGAAAGAATACAAGTGGATAACTTCAGACAAGCCGCTCTTTGGCCAGCCAAACACAGCCTATGATTTCAAAAGTTGCAACCCTAAAGAAGCAACTCAGAAGCTGCAGAAATTGCAGGAGCGTAAAGAGAAGTTGGAAAGGAATGTGAACACAAGAGCTATGAACATGCTTTCTGATGCAGAGGAAAGG TACAATGActtaataaggaaaaaaagaattgtaGAGAATGACAAGATGAAAATTCTTGCAACTATTGAAGAGCTTGACCGGAAGAAAAAACAAGCTTTAGATATTGCTTGGAAAAAG GTGAATGAAGACTTTGGTTCCATATTCTCAACACTCCTACCTGGAGCCAGAGCTATGCTATCAGCCTCTAAAAATGGCAGTCGCTTTGTTGGTATGGAGTTCAGAGTTGCCTTAGGAAACACCTGGAAGGAAAACTTAACAGAACTTAGTGGAGGACAAAG ATCGTTGGTGGCCTTATCCTTGATATTAGCCATGCTCCTCTTCAGACCTGCCCCAGTTTACATCTTGGATGAAGTGGATGCAGCACTTGATCTCTCCCATACCCAGAATATTGGGCAGATGCTTCAAACTCATTTCAGACACTCCCAG TTTATTGTGGTGTCCTTGAAGGACGGAATGTTCAACAATGCAAATGTCCTCTACAAGACCAGGTTTGTGGATGGTGTATCCAATATTGCAAGATACAGTCAgactcaaaacaaaaaaaaaggatctgCCTgcaaaaacaggcaaaaaataGAACATTAA
- the SMC2 gene encoding structural maintenance of chromosomes protein 2 isoform X1 — MQGQITKVLNMKPLEILAMIEEAAGTRMYESKKISVQKTIEKKESKLKNIEMALNEEIRPTLQKLKEERASYLEYQKLVREIEHLSHFCVAYQFVLAEETKASSSDMLKEMQSNINKFQESRAEIEQKVKQLNEDIAEMEKEKDKEAGCKLHELEAALSGHQRVNTKVRSALDLQKQNLKGEEVKYKELVTRMQKDSKALVSKEKEVKNLEKELNVLLEESEKDAHALAAAQQHFNAVSAGLSSNKDGEEATLSGQMMICKNEVSQALTEAKQAQMKLNYAQKELKAKEAEVKKMDEGYKKDRNALEAVEKMKITLEKQIKELNYSEEKGEALLAKKKALISDISRLRELSENLMAKFPHLQFTYKHPEKNWNPNYVKGPVVSLFTVKDLSNAKALEAVAGGKLYNIIVDTEVTGKKLLEKGELKRRYTIIPLNKISARCVQEDIVKLAQSLAGHRYLYLALSLIGYESELQKAMEYVFGTTLVCNNMDNAKKVTFDKRIMTRSVTLDGDVFDPQGTLHGGASSQAAPILSKLQEVKDVELELKKKESELEAVENELASLKKVAERYQQLKQQWEMKSEEAELLHKKLCQSAYHKQEEELIALKKTIASCEETLNKTEESKKKAEKKYKELENKLKNAEAECLKERKNAEQNLDNAKKKADASSKKIKDMQQEVKALVLELEELKQEQASYKQQITAAEEAIKSYQNQVDALVAEVAKTEESVERAQKELAEQKEVIALHDNAIKDKSAEMVKYREQNNELQLKIKELEHSITKCQQEAADAASKVAKMLKEYKWITSDKPLFGQPNTAYDFKSCNPKEATQKLQKLQERKEKLERNVNTRAMNMLSDAEERYNDLIRKKRIVENDKMKILATIEELDRKKKQALDIAWKKVNEDFGSIFSTLLPGARAMLSASKNGSRFVGMEFRVALGNTWKENLTELSGGQRSLVALSLILAMLLFRPAPVYILDEVDAALDLSHTQNIGQMLQTHFRHSQFIVVSLKDGMFNNANVLYKTRFVDGVSNIARYSQTQNKKKGSACKNRQKIEH, encoded by the exons ATGCAG GGACAAATTACCAAAGTTCTAAATATGAAGCCACTAGAG atTTTAGCTATGATTGAAGAAGCAGCTGGAACTAGGATGTATGAGTCCAAGAAAATATCTGTACAGAAAACCATAGAGAAGAAGGAATCCAAACTAAAAAACATTGAAATG GCCCTAAATGAGGAGATCAGACCAACTTTACAGAAACTGAAAGAG GAACGAGCATCGTATCTAGAATACCAAAAATTAGTGCGAGAAATAGAGCATTTAAGCCATTTTTGTGTAGCTTATCAGTTTGTTCTGGCTGAAGAAACAAAGGCATCCTCCAGTGATATGTTAAAGGAAATGCAGTCTAATATAAATAAGTTTCAGGAATCAAGGGCTGAAATTGAACAGAAGGTAAAACAACTTAATGAAGACATAGCggagatggaaaaggaaaaggataaG GAAGCTGGTTGTAAACTCCACGAACTAGAAGCTGCTCTTTCAGGACATCAAAGAGTTAATACAAAAGTACGAAGCGCTCTTGATCTCCAGAAGCAAAACTTAAAAGGTGAAGAGGTTAAGTACAAGGAATTGGTAACACGTATGCAGAAG GATTCTAAAGCATTAGTATCAAAGGAGAAAGAAGTAAAGAATCTAGAGAAAGAACTAAATGTTTTACTGGAAGAAAGTGAAAAAGATGCACATGCTTTAGCTGCAGCACAACAGCATTTTAATGCTGTATCTGCTGGCCTGTCCAGCAATAAGGATGGTGAAGAAGCTACTCTTTCAGGACAGATGATGATCTGCAAAAATGAAGTTAGCCAAGCACTAACAGAGGCTAAacag GCTCAAATGAAATTGAATTATGCACAAAAAGAATTAAAGGCAAAAGAAGCTGAAGTTAAAAAGATGGATGAAGGCTACAAGAAAGACCGAAATGCATTGGAAGCtgttgaaaaaatgaaaataacccTAGAGAAGCAAATAAAGGAGCTGAACTATTCAG aagaaaaaggagaagccCTCCTAGCAAAAAAGAAGGCATTGATTTCTGATATCAGCCGGCTAAGAGAACTGAGTGAAAATTTAATGGCAAAATTTCCTCATCTACAGTTTACTTACAA acatccagaaaaaaattggaatcCAAACTATGTGAAAGGCCCTGTTGTGTCTCTTTTCACTGTGAAAGATCTATCCAATGCCAAAGCCCTGGAAGCGGTGGCTGGAGGGAAACTCTATAACATTATTGTGGACACAGAA GTTACTGGCAAAAAGCTTTTAGAGAAGGGTGAACTAAAGCGTCGATACACCATCATTCCCTTAAACAAAATTTCAGCTAGGTGTGTTCAAGAAGACATAGTCAAGTTGGCCCAAAGCTTG GCTGGGCATCGTTACTTGTATTTAGCCCTTTCTCTAATTGGATATGAATCTGAACTGCAGAAAGCAATGGAATATGTGTTTGGAACAACACTGGTCTGTAATAACATGGATAATGCTAAGAAAGTGACTTTTGACAAAAGGATAATGACAAGAAGTGTTACTCTCGATGGAGATGTGTTTGATCCCCAAGGAACTCTGCATGGAG GTGCATCCTCACAAGCTGCACCAATATTGTCTAAACTTCAAGAAGTGAAAGATGTTGAACTAGAACTCAAAAAAAAGGAATCTGAACTTGAAGCTGTAGAGAATGAGTTGGCAAGCTTGAAGAAGGTTGCTGAAAG GTatcagcagctgaagcagcaaTGGGAGATGAAGTCtgaggaagcagagctgctgcacaagAAGCTTTGTCAAAGTGCTTACCACAAACAAGAGGAAGAGCTGATTGCCCTGAAGAAAACCATTG CTTCTTGTGAAGAGACATTAAACAAAACtgaagaaagcaaaaagaaggcagaaaaaaaatacaaggaatTAGAGAATAAACTTAAAAATGCAGAAGCAGAGTGTCTAAAAGAGCGAAAAAATGCAGAACAGAATCTAGATAATGCCAAGAAAAAGGCAGACGCttcaagcaaaaaaataaaagacatgCAGCAG GAAGTCAAAGCTTTAGTTCTGGAACTTGAAGAGCTGAAACAAGAGCAGGCCTCCTATAAACAACAGATAACAGCTGCAGAGGAAGCAATCAAATCCTACCAGAATCAAGTTGATGCTCTAGTGGCTGAAGTGGCTAAAACAGAG GAGTCTGTAGAGAGAGCACAGAAGGAGCTTGCCGAGCAAAAGGAAGTAATTGCATTACATGATAATGCAATTAAAGACAAATCTGCAGAGATGGTAAAATACAGAGAACAAAATAATGAATTACAGCTTAAGATTAAAGAATTAGAACACAGCATCACCAAATGTCAACAAGAAGCTGCTGATGCTGCTTCCAAG GTGGCCAAAATGCTGAAAGAATACAAGTGGATAACTTCAGACAAGCCGCTCTTTGGCCAGCCAAACACAGCCTATGATTTCAAAAGTTGCAACCCTAAAGAAGCAACTCAGAAGCTGCAGAAATTGCAGGAGCGTAAAGAGAAGTTGGAAAGGAATGTGAACACAAGAGCTATGAACATGCTTTCTGATGCAGAGGAAAGG TACAATGActtaataaggaaaaaaagaattgtaGAGAATGACAAGATGAAAATTCTTGCAACTATTGAAGAGCTTGACCGGAAGAAAAAACAAGCTTTAGATATTGCTTGGAAAAAG GTGAATGAAGACTTTGGTTCCATATTCTCAACACTCCTACCTGGAGCCAGAGCTATGCTATCAGCCTCTAAAAATGGCAGTCGCTTTGTTGGTATGGAGTTCAGAGTTGCCTTAGGAAACACCTGGAAGGAAAACTTAACAGAACTTAGTGGAGGACAAAG ATCGTTGGTGGCCTTATCCTTGATATTAGCCATGCTCCTCTTCAGACCTGCCCCAGTTTACATCTTGGATGAAGTGGATGCAGCACTTGATCTCTCCCATACCCAGAATATTGGGCAGATGCTTCAAACTCATTTCAGACACTCCCAG TTTATTGTGGTGTCCTTGAAGGACGGAATGTTCAACAATGCAAATGTCCTCTACAAGACCAGGTTTGTGGATGGTGTATCCAATATTGCAAGATACAGTCAgactcaaaacaaaaaaaaaggatctgCCTgcaaaaacaggcaaaaaataGAACATTAA